The sequence below is a genomic window from Verrucomicrobiota bacterium.
GAGATCCGAGCTCAAGGACCCATTGAGATATTAACTTCGCTAGCGCTGAGTCTTTTACTCGGATCCCTGTTAGCGGCGGTCTATAGATGGACTCATGCCGGGTTCAGCTACTCCCGGTCTTTTGTTCAAACTCAGGTGCTCGCCTGTATCGTAGCGACGATCATGATTATAGCGATAGGCAATAACCTGGCGCGTGGCCTGGGAATCCTCGGCGCGTTGGCGATCATCCGATTTCGAACTCCCATTCGAGATCCGAGAGACATCATTTTCCTGTTTGCTTCACTCGCAATAGGCATCTCATCGGGATCTGGCATTTACTCTGTCGCAATTCTGGGCACCTTATTTTTTGTTGGCACCGTATTGATGCTGAACTGGTCTCCAACTTCCTCCCAGCGTAGACATGAAGGGTTGTTGCGATTTGTAGCACCTGCCGGGAA
It includes:
- a CDS encoding DUF4956 domain-containing protein, which encodes MDVLIEGLGEIRAQGPIEILTSLALSLLLGSLLAAVYRWTHAGFSYSRSFVQTQVLACIVATIMIIAIGNNLARGLGILGALAIIRFRTPIRDPRDIIFLFASLAIGISSGSGIYSVAILGTLFFVGTVLMLNWSPTSSQRRHEGLLRFVAPAGKDLELLLSDIFKYYASTVEMVAMREASQGVDIEYAYQVCLFDPLLHSEFIATLQNLDDIREVSFIMQRETVEI